In one Cloacibacillus porcorum genomic region, the following are encoded:
- a CDS encoding Synerg-CTERM sorting domain-containing protein produces the protein MKMKSYGKLLAALFACMAVVAVLLVQSCAAIADDGYFMVNGEKYATEEDIKEITKPDSSVVKDGATIEVYGKVKLPLIIREGTDPKYPDFTWVLSHDNVVVEGKTADAAVYCPVDVNSQDLGGMGGLQSTVHVEGDGVTFKNVAILPNYNSYYSDGYANKTVEVWGASFTMEGCTIEVNDLGDGRKTENGGALFFNGAKENITVTDSTFKDCYVVFCDADPAGVITISGNTFDSPQGDTYFIGNNTWANPPSDKMGPVYVENNIFKNLPADYKKVVYHRMEGTFYLKGNKIESSQGSDKLLDRVSFGRLYGAYQPEGGKDCASGGRGIIMLEEGGAKYKITAKLDNEEYVNVETLIKENDPNAKPVAPKLDEIPANVETIAPKVISVDITTATEDDKAAAREKTADMINAEGVTPSDIEFDQNGQAALSEKIIASAAVSAVKLAELPDGTTVEPEDIAPLPITDATVSAGNVAAIAFELKGEVLKAALVKDVKVMKVMSAEMGEFFTLAAVPEDFTDKHFAIQAADENKVLSAESPIVPEGTYKLVLFIEDNGDFDLCKDEAGRVVDPVAIVSTTAPTPKPQPHGSSSSGCSAAGWGALVLLAAMPLFRKKR, from the coding sequence ATGAAGATGAAGAGTTATGGAAAGTTGCTGGCGGCGTTATTTGCCTGCATGGCCGTGGTCGCCGTTCTGCTGGTGCAGTCCTGCGCGGCGATTGCGGATGACGGGTACTTTATGGTCAATGGTGAAAAGTACGCTACGGAGGAAGATATAAAAGAGATAACGAAGCCGGATTCCTCTGTAGTTAAGGACGGCGCAACTATAGAGGTATACGGCAAGGTAAAGCTGCCTCTCATTATAAGAGAGGGTACGGACCCCAAATATCCTGATTTTACCTGGGTGCTGAGCCATGATAACGTGGTGGTGGAGGGGAAGACGGCGGATGCTGCAGTCTATTGTCCCGTGGATGTGAATTCTCAGGACCTTGGCGGTATGGGCGGGCTTCAGAGCACTGTACACGTCGAGGGCGACGGCGTCACCTTCAAAAATGTAGCGATACTTCCCAACTATAATTCATATTATTCCGATGGTTATGCGAATAAAACCGTTGAGGTGTGGGGCGCTTCATTTACGATGGAGGGTTGTACGATAGAGGTGAATGACCTTGGCGACGGAAGGAAGACGGAAAATGGCGGGGCTCTCTTCTTTAACGGGGCAAAAGAGAACATCACAGTCACTGACTCAACGTTTAAAGACTGTTACGTGGTATTCTGCGATGCCGACCCTGCCGGCGTCATAACCATCAGCGGCAATACCTTTGACTCTCCGCAGGGAGATACTTACTTTATCGGTAATAATACCTGGGCCAATCCTCCAAGTGACAAGATGGGGCCGGTCTATGTTGAGAACAATATATTCAAAAACCTGCCCGCAGATTATAAAAAGGTCGTCTATCACCGCATGGAGGGAACTTTCTATCTGAAAGGAAATAAAATAGAGAGTTCGCAGGGTTCCGATAAATTACTGGACAGGGTCTCGTTCGGCAGGCTTTACGGCGCATATCAGCCAGAAGGCGGCAAAGACTGTGCCTCCGGCGGCAGGGGTATTATCATGCTTGAAGAGGGCGGCGCGAAATATAAAATAACGGCTAAGCTTGACAACGAAGAGTATGTTAACGTTGAGACATTAATCAAGGAGAACGATCCAAACGCAAAGCCCGTTGCCCCCAAGCTTGACGAAATACCGGCGAATGTCGAAACGATTGCCCCCAAAGTGATATCGGTGGATATTACTACGGCTACGGAGGACGACAAAGCGGCGGCCAGGGAAAAGACTGCTGATATGATCAATGCCGAGGGCGTAACCCCTTCGGATATCGAATTTGACCAGAACGGACAGGCGGCGCTCTCGGAAAAGATCATCGCCTCTGCGGCTGTGAGCGCGGTTAAGCTGGCGGAACTGCCGGATGGTACGACTGTCGAACCGGAAGATATCGCCCCCCTGCCGATTACCGATGCCACTGTGAGCGCGGGCAATGTTGCCGCCATAGCTTTCGAACTAAAGGGCGAGGTGTTGAAGGCGGCGCTTGTCAAAGATGTTAAGGTGATGAAGGTCATGTCCGCGGAAATGGGCGAGTTCTTCACGCTTGCGGCGGTCCCGGAGGATTTCACTGATAAACACTTTGCGATACAGGCTGCAGACGAGAATAAAGTCCTCTCTGCGGAATCGCCGATCGTGCCGGAGGGGACCTATAAGCTGGTGCTCTTCATAGAAGACAACGGCGATTTTGACCTCTGCAAGGATGAAGCCGGCAGGGTAGTCGACCCGGTGGCAATCGTCTCTACGACCGCGCCAACGCCCAAACCACAGCCGCATGGCTCGTCGTCGAGCGGATGCAGCGCCGCGGGCTGGGGAGCGCTGGTACTGCTGGCAGCGATGCCGCTGTTCAGGAAAAAGAGGTAA
- a CDS encoding helix-turn-helix domain-containing protein, producing the protein MSVGKRIRALRAKSGISNQEELAYLVGTARQTVSSWERDIFLPDGANLIKLSKVLNTSIAYIMGETLDPGTAERNGEKSLEGERMTAASPVYTLKAGGPSALFLSVERSEGGKTVRYDLPPELSARMLPFIEELWERIEREMESK; encoded by the coding sequence ATGTCTGTAGGAAAACGGATTCGCGCGCTGCGTGCAAAAAGCGGCATTTCCAATCAAGAGGAGCTGGCCTATCTTGTAGGGACGGCAAGGCAGACTGTTTCGTCATGGGAACGCGACATATTTTTACCGGACGGCGCCAATCTGATAAAGCTCTCGAAGGTATTGAATACCTCCATCGCATATATCATGGGCGAGACGCTGGACCCCGGCACAGCTGAAAGAAATGGGGAAAAATCACTTGAAGGAGAGCGGATGACGGCGGCCTCTCCCGTATATACGCTGAAGGCGGGGGGCCCGTCGGCGCTTTTCCTATCGGTCGAAAGGAGCGAAGGCGGCAAGACGGTGCGTTACGATCTGCCTCCCGAACTCTCGGCAAGAATGCTGCCATTTATAGAAGAGTTGTGGGAACGGATAGAGAGGGAAATGGAGAGTAAATAA